Proteins from one Belonocnema kinseyi isolate 2016_QV_RU_SX_M_011 chromosome 8, B_treatae_v1, whole genome shotgun sequence genomic window:
- the LOC117178776 gene encoding uncharacterized protein LOC117178776 has protein sequence MFPLIYGLILLSCQGWLVLSSPVKYDQRQEGDVNVQIDLKDVKIIALLNSDVFDDYTNYDYAYDYADFTVKPVTKPTKPTKPPTTTTAATTAAIKTSSKLSETSTVLLTNSSSLETKTTESVFSSTSATSAVTDDNKIVENFTMSIESNADEMSLKKLKNEDKFKNLFEKIVNATEEAPSATTEALTEKQVLVHKQTKRCRAGYDKSGTCHRRRISLLPLAMKVAPQLIRSMRQQLIH, from the exons ATGTTTCCACTAATTTATGGACTTATTCTATTAAGTTGCCAAGGTTGGCTGGTTTTATCCAGCCCTGTTAAGTACGATCAGCGTCAAGAAGGTGATGTCAATGTACAAATTGATCTCAAAGATGTGAAAATCATCGCCCTCCTCAACTCAGACGTATTTGATGATTACACG AATTACGACTACGCTTATGATTATGCAGACTTCACTGTTAAACCAGTGACGAAACCGACGAAACCGACGAAACCACCTACAACAACAACAGCAGCAACAACAGCAGCAATAAAAACTTCAAGTAAATTATCTGAAACATCAACAGTATTGCTAACAAACTCTTCAAGTTTAGAAACTAAAACAACTGAAAGTGTTTTTTCATCTACAAGTGCGACTAGTGCTGTTACTGAtgataataaaatagttgaaaattttacaatgtcaattgAAAGTAATGCAG atgaaatgagtttaaaaaagcTAAAGAAcgaggataaatttaaaaacctgtTTGAGAAAATTGTAAATGCTACTGAAGAAGCACCAAGTGCCACTACTGAAGCTTTAACAGAAAAACAGGTACTGGTTCACAAACAAACGAAAAGATGTCGGGCAGGATATGATAAGTCTGGAACATGTCATCGACGAAGAATATCTTTGTTACC ACTTGCAATGAAAGTGGCACCCCAATTGATACGAAGCATGAGACAACAATTGATCCACTGA